CCGGAGCATTGATAATAAAGCTATGTACGATACATTCTCTGCATTTGGAAACATACTCAGTTGTAAGGTAGCGCAGGACGAGACCGGAGAGTCTAAGGGGTATGGCTTCGTTCATTTTGAGACTGAGGAGGCAGCCAATAAGTCTATTGACAAGGTCAACGGTATGCTGTTGAACGGCAAAAaggtaaatatttttgaaggcATTAACAAAATCATTGGAAGCATTCGGCGAGGCTAAATCATTGAACAGTTACAGCAGCGCATATTTCATTTCACAGCACTCAATTGTTcgacagtttattttatttattaattaacagtTGCAAGCCTGAGTTGGCTCGTTTGATTTCTATCTTCGTTCGAGTCCCGGAAAATAGACTCATGAATAATTCGTCGTTATTTCTCCCGTAGGTCTACGTTGGTAAGTTCATCCCACGCAAAGAACGCGAGAAGGAGCTTGGTGAGAAGGCCAAACTCTTTACAAACGTTTATGTTAAGAACTTTGGTGAGGATATGACCGACGAGAAGCTGAAAGACATGTTCGAGAAGTACGGAACAATCACCAGCTACAAAGTGATGGCCAAGGATGATGGAAAATCCTGTGGATTTGGATTCGTGGCATTTGAGGATCCAGAGGCAGCTGAGCAAGCAGTCCTTGAGCTGAACAGCAAGGAAATTACCGAGGGTAAATACATGTATGTTGGTCGAGCCCAAAAGAAGGCAGAACGTCAACAAGAGCTGAAGCGGAAATTTGAGCAGCTCAAGATTGAGCGTTTGAACAGATACCAAGGAGTTAATCTGTACGTGAAAAATCTTGACGACACAATCGACGATGAACGCTTACGCGAGGAATTCACCAAATTTGGTACAATCACATCCGCTAAAGTGATGTTGGAAGATGGCCGAAGCAAGGGCTTTGGTTTCGTCTGCTTCTCAGCCCCTGAGGAAGCAACGAAGGCTGTGACAGAGATGAATGGACGTATCGTTGGTACAAAGCCACTTTACGTTGCTCTGGCGCAACGTAAAGATGAAAGGAAGGCTCATTTGGCTTCTCAGTACATTCAGAGAATGTCGAATCTCAGGATGCAACAGATGGGACCAATGTACCAGACAGGTGGTGCTGGAAATTTCTTCGTGCCCACTCTACCCCAACCTCAACGATTCTATGGACCAGCTCAGATGGCCCAGGTTCGTGCTAGCCCACGTTGGGCGGCACAGCCTAATCAAGTGCGTCCAAATGCACAAACTGGAAGCTCTGGATTCGCTGCTATGCAAGGTCCATTCAGAGCAACTCCAAGAGCACCAGCTGCCCAAGCTGGAGCAATGCGAAATGCCATATC
This genomic stretch from Diachasmimorpha longicaudata isolate KC_UGA_2023 chromosome 6, iyDiaLong2, whole genome shotgun sequence harbors:
- the Pabp gene encoding polyadenylate-binding protein 4-like gives rise to the protein MASLYVGDLQSDITEAMLFEKFSTAGPVLSIRVCRDVITRRSLGYAYVNFQQPADAERALDTMNFDMLKGRPIRIMWSQRDPSLRKSGVGNVFIKNLDRSIDNKAMYDTFSAFGNILSCKVAQDETGESKGYGFVHFETEEAANKSIDKVNGMLLNGKKVYVGKFIPRKEREKELGEKAKLFTNVYVKNFGEDMTDEKLKDMFEKYGTITSYKVMAKDDGKSCGFGFVAFEDPEAAEQAVLELNSKEITEGKYMYVGRAQKKAERQQELKRKFEQLKIERLNRYQGVNLYVKNLDDTIDDERLREEFTKFGTITSAKVMLEDGRSKGFGFVCFSAPEEATKAVTEMNGRIVGTKPLYVALAQRKDERKAHLASQYIQRMSNLRMQQMGPMYQTGGAGNFFVPTLPQPQRFYGPAQMAQVRASPRWAAQPNQVRPNAQTGSSGFAAMQGPFRATPRAPAAQAGAMRNAISARPITSQQAVSNINAQGRAMPGASVGVPPSQNRPPNYKYNLNVRNPPPTMALPQPAPAQQAVHIQGQEPLTATMLAAALPQEQKQMLGERLFPLIQCMYPQLTGKITGMLLEIDNSELLHMLEHGESLKAKVEEAVAVLQAHQAKQAVKKE